The Setaria italica strain Yugu1 chromosome IX, Setaria_italica_v2.0, whole genome shotgun sequence genome has a window encoding:
- the LOC101777150 gene encoding putative disease resistance protein RGA1 isoform X1 — translation MAELLDEFASKLVGILAGMVKEEVEMLLGVPGEVTKLETTLRDLSHILGDAERKRIRDKATEGWVRELKDVMYDADDVLDLCQLMEGGEDPPAPTSAPKTTSRCWDIPKMFFCFRNPVAAHEIGTKIQAINQRLEDLAKRSSRFGFITQAIHSSADSINEAWNSLSDETGSVFIRSDVVGEKIEDDTKKIVDLLIKKVDAPVGSRANSDVVVAVAITGTGGIGKTTLAKMVFGDSRVEENFKERIWLSVNREFNEINVLQSLIASFGAKHEGCAGNKDLLQRALKDTIRQKKKFLLVMDDVWSENVWYKLLREPLNHGASGSRVLVTTRNDGVAHGMKAQHLHRVDKLTTEDAWILLKNQVVLNESDDVDELKSIGMEIVKRCDCLPLAVKVLGGLLRRKSRTRDAWTDVSSHGTWSTIGIHEDINKAVYLSYEDLPSHLKQCFVYCSLIPQDYLISSRVIVQIWIAAGHVHNKMSCKAPETLGEEYYKELVSRNLLEPEKGYYRISAWNMHDVVRSFAQYIIKDEGILISDGQDVNRTLSTAKLRHLSISNKAVRHDTLQTQALLRTLMLFEGSTTVELKDMLNNLSCLRVLHLIDVDLVELPDSICHLKHLRSLYLSGTSISTIPQGIGDLKFLQSIDLDGCANIHQLPNSILKLRKLRSLTLSDTAITSVPRGLGKLEDLVDIRGFPTHYSNESTGGWCSLEELRPLSKLQSLEIICLEKAPSGSMAAKANLSSKHHLTRLHLVFTSRLGDNGEVEGNISEEEHRRTEEVLDNLCPPTCMERLEIKGYFARGLPQWMRTMSAFGSLRRLALDDYACCTHLPNGLGQLPFLDHFWVNRAPSVQCVGHDFLFPSLGGQADGKVTRDNNRQPHHTSRGAGVAFPKLRKVGFEGMLGWTQWEWEQHVPAMPALEELSIGDCKLQRLPSGLAHHACRLRELWLTNIQLLVSVDNFPSLVKLWSYDNPRLERISNNPSLQFIDITRCPTLKELDGLPSLRSLEWQDEDAKSLPEYLREAKLKKLRVDCSRSLLKLIALQDESSEWGKIQHVQQVKAYVKEEEESDESSQEDDEANEEEDNQSEEGEVDKDADQSEEDEEDEYWYIYYTKEPYSFDAYLGESTDEEEEEKEEEQEEEEER, via the exons ATGGCAGAGCTGCTGGACGAGTTCGCGTCCAAGCTTGTGGGCATCCTGGCAGGCATGgtgaaggaggaggtggagatgcTCCTCGGCGTGCCGGGTGAGGTCACCAAGCTCGAGACCACGCTCCGCGACCTGAGCCACATCTTGGGTGATGCGGAGAGGAAGCGCATCCGTGACAAGGCTACGGAGGGTTGGGTGAGGGAGCTCAAGGACGTCATGTACGACGCCGATGACGTCCTTGACCTCTGCCAGCTCATGGAAGGCGGAGAAGATCCTCCCGCACCAACATCTGCTCCgaaaaccacctcaaggtgctGGGACATCCCCAAGATGTTTTTTTGCTTCCGCAACCCTGTTGCGGCACATGAGATTGGAACGAAGATCCAAGCGATCAACCAGCGACTGGAAGACCTGGCAAAGAGGAGCTCCCGTTTCGGATTCATCACCCAAGCCATCCATTCCTCAGCTGATTCAATCAACGAAGCTTGGAATTCTTTGTCCGACGAGACTGGATCGGTTTTTATCCGGTCTGATGTTGTCGGCGAGAAGATTGAGGATGACACGAAGAAAATTGTTGATCTACTCATCAAGAAGGTGGATGCTCCTGTAGGATCAAGGGCCAATAGTGATGTGGTTGTTGCTGTTGCTATCACAGGCACAGGTGGGATAGGCAAAACCACTCTTGCTAAGATGGTCTTCGGTGATAGTAGGGTGGAGGAAAACTTCAAGGAAAGGATCTGGTTGAGCGTTAACCGTGAGTTCAATGAGATCAATGTCCTACAAAGTCTTATAGCTTCTTTTGGTGCCAAACATGAAGGCTGTGCGGGAAACAAGGACCTACTTCAGCGTGCCCTGAAGGATACAATCCGGCAAAAGAAGAAGTTTTTGTTGGTGATGGATGATGTGTGGAGCGAAAATGTGTGGTATAAGCTGCTTAGAGAGCCGCTCAATCATGGTGCTTCTGGCAGTCGAGTCTTGGTGACCACAAGAAATGATGGAGTTGCTCATGGGATGAAAGCTCAACATCTCCATCGAGTTGACAAGCTAACAACGGAAGATGCTTGGATTTTGCTAAAGAACCAG GTAGTTTTGAATGAGAGTGATGATGTCGATGAATTGAAGAGTATCGGGATGGAAATTGTTAAAAGATGTGACTGCTTGCCATTAGCAGTTAAGGTCCTTGGAGGACTCTTGCGCCGCAAAAGTAGAACAAGAGATGCCTGGACGGATGTTAGTAGCCACGGCACTTGGTCGACAATAGGAATCCATGAAGATATTAATAAAGCGGTCTATTTGAGTTATGAAGACTTGCCTTCACACTTGAAGCAATGTTTTGTGTATTGTTCGCTAATCCCTCAAGATTACTTGATTTCAAGTCGAGTAATAGTCCAGATTTGGATTGCAGCAGGTCATGTACACAACAAGATGAGCTGTAAGGCACCAGAAACGTTGGGGGAAGAATACTACAAAGAATTGGTTTCAAGAAATCTTCTAGAACCAGAGAAAGGTTACTATAGAATATCAGCATGGAACATGCACGACGTTGTCCGTTCCTTCGCTCAGTATATAATTAAAGATGAAGGGATACTTATTAGTGATGGGCAGGATGTCAATAGAACTCTTAGCACTGCAAAGCTTCGGCACCTATCTATCTCAAACAAGGCAGTAAGGCATGACACTTTGCAAACACAAGCCTTGCTTAGAACATTAATGTTATTCGAAGGCAGCACCACTGTTGAGCTAAAGGATATGTTGAACAACCTTTCTTGCCTAAGAGTACTACATCTGATAGATGTAGATCTAGTTGAGCTGCCAGACTCCATATGCCACCTCAAACATTTAAGATCCTTGTATCTTTCTGGCACAAGCATATCCACAATTCCTCAAGGCATAGGAGATCTAAAATTTCTACAATCTATTGACCTTGATGGGTGTGCAAATATTCATCAACTTCCTAACAGCATCCTAAAGCTGCGGAAGCTAAGGTCACTCACCTTGAGCGACACGGCAATCACTTCAGTTCCTCGTGGCTTGGGAAAACTAGAAGATTTGGTCGACATAAGGGGGTTTCCAACACATTATTCAAATGAGAGCACAGGTGGCTGGTGCAGCTTAGAAGAACTCAGACCTCTATCGAAGCTCCAAAGCCTTGAAATAATATGTCTGGAGAAGGCACCTTCCGGTTCTATGGCTGCTAAAGCAAACCTTAGCAGTAAACATCACCTGACACGGTTACATTTGGTATTTACCAGCAGGCTAGGAGACAACGGGGAGGTCGAAGGCAACATTAGCGAGGAGGAACACAGGAGAACAGAGGAGGTGCTGGATAATCTGTGTCCTCCAACTTGCATGGAACGACTTGAAATCAAAGGCTACTTTGCACGTGGGCTACCGCAGTGGATGAGAaccatgtcagcctttgggagCTTAAGGCGGTTGGCGCTAGATGACTACGCATGCTGCACGCATCTACCTAATGGATTGGGGCAGCTCCCCTTTCTTGATCATTTTTGGGTCAACCGTGCTCCGTCTGTCCAGTGCGTTGGGCACGatttcctcttcccctccttgGGTGGTCAAGCCGATGGCAAAGTAACACGGGACAATAACAGGCAGCCTCATCATACTTCGCGTGGTGCTGGTGTTGCTTTTCCCAAGCTGAGAAAAGTGGGTTTTGAAGGCATGCTGGGATGGACGCAGTGGGAGTGGGAGCAGCACGTCCCAGCAATGCCTGCACTAGAGGAGCTTAGCATCGGAGACTGCAAACTGCAACGCCTTCCTTCTGGGCTTGCACACCATGCATGCCGGTTGAGAGAGTTGTGGCTGACAAATATCCAGCTTTTGGTCTCTGTGGATAACTTCCCTTCACTAGTCAAGCTTTGGTCATATGACAACCCAAGGCTGGAGAGGATCAGCAACAACCCAAGCTTGCAATTCATTGACATCACCAGATGCCCAACACTAAAGGAATTGGACGGTTTGCCATCCCTCCGAAGCCTCGAGTGGCAGGATGAGGATGCTAAATCACTGCCAGAATACTTGCGAGAGGCAAAGCTAAAGAAGTTACGCGTGGATTGCAGCCGAAGCTTGCTCAAACTGATAGCGTTACAAGATGAATCCTCAGAATGGGGAAAGATCCAGCACGTCCAGCAAGTAAAGGCATATgtgaaagaggaggaggaatccGACGAATCGTCACAGGAAGATGATGAGGCCAATGAGGAGGAAGACAACCAATCAGAAGAAGGTGAGGTCGACAAGGACGCTGACCAATcagaggaagatgaggaggacgAGTACTGGTACATCTACTATACCAAGGAGCCGTATTCCTTTGACGCATACTTGGGCGAGTCCACAG atgaagaggaagaggaaaaggaagaggaacaggaagaggaagaggagaggtgA